A window of the Kosakonia sp. BYX6 genome harbors these coding sequences:
- a CDS encoding MurR/RpiR family transcriptional regulator: protein MSENENLLLRLRQEVSGYSPTQQKLGDFVLTDPARVLYLTITELARESETSEASVTRLCRTLGCKGYNEFKMALALDVQRGQTLRVQSGDAIDALVDDSVQALRDTAQLLDRSMLEQAALALHQASSVQIYGVAASAIIGEYLHYKLLRLGKPAQLFSDMHRASMNATALRQQDVVVAISSSGSTRDLLHAVKLARKSGAQVLTLSNTPRSPLATISDMLLVAAKPEGPLNAGALNAKVGAMLLVELLTTSLIALDAHYSETSQQTASATLPLLL from the coding sequence ATGTCTGAAAATGAAAACTTGCTGCTCAGGCTACGCCAGGAGGTGTCTGGTTACAGCCCCACGCAGCAGAAACTCGGGGATTTTGTGCTAACCGATCCCGCGCGCGTGCTCTATTTGACGATAACGGAGCTGGCCCGCGAGAGTGAAACCAGCGAAGCCAGCGTGACGCGTCTGTGCCGCACACTGGGCTGCAAAGGGTATAACGAATTCAAAATGGCGCTGGCGCTGGATGTGCAGCGCGGTCAAACGCTTCGTGTGCAGAGCGGAGATGCCATCGATGCGCTGGTGGATGATTCCGTTCAGGCGCTGCGCGATACCGCGCAATTACTCGATCGTTCGATGCTGGAGCAGGCGGCTTTGGCGCTGCATCAGGCGTCTTCGGTGCAGATTTATGGCGTGGCCGCCAGCGCGATTATCGGTGAGTATTTGCATTACAAGCTGCTGCGGCTGGGCAAACCGGCGCAACTGTTCAGCGATATGCACCGGGCATCGATGAATGCCACCGCGCTGCGCCAGCAGGATGTGGTGGTAGCGATTTCCAGCTCCGGCTCAACCCGCGATCTGTTGCACGCTGTGAAGCTGGCGCGTAAATCCGGCGCGCAGGTGCTGACGCTGAGCAATACGCCGCGTAGCCCGCTGGCGACCATCAGCGATATGTTGTTGGTGGCCGCAAAGCCAGAAGGACCGCTGAACGCAGGTGCGTTGAATGCAAAAGTGGGCGCGATGTTGCTGGTCGAACTGTTAACCACATCGCTGATAGCGTTGGATGCACACTACAGTGAAACCAGCCAGCAAACCGCCAGCGCGACATTACCGCTGCTGCTGTAG
- the eno gene encoding phosphopyruvate hydratase — MSKIVKVIGREIIDSRGNPTVEAEVHLEGGFVGLAAAPSGASTGSREALELRDGDKSRFLGKGVTKAVGAVNGPIAQAILGKDAKDQAGIDKIMIDLDGTENKSNFGANAILAVSLAAAKAAAASKGLPLYAHIAELNGTPGKYSMPVPMMNIINGGEHADNNVDIQEFMIQPVGAKTVKEAIRMGSEVFHHLAKVLKSKGMNTAVGDEGGYAPNLGSNAEALAVIAEAVKAAGYELGKDITLAMDCAASEFYKDGKYILAGEGNKAFTSEEFTHFLEDLTKQYPIVSIEDGLDESDWAGFAYQTKVLGDKIQLVGDDLFVTNTKILKEGIEKGIANSILIKFNQIGSLTETLAAIKMAKDAGYTAVISHRSGETEDATIADLAVGTAAGQIKTGSMSRSDRVAKYNQLIRIEEALGEQAPFNGLKEIKGQA, encoded by the coding sequence ATGTCCAAAATCGTTAAAGTCATCGGTCGTGAAATCATCGACTCCCGTGGTAACCCGACTGTTGAAGCCGAAGTACACCTGGAAGGTGGTTTCGTCGGTCTGGCTGCCGCTCCGTCAGGTGCTTCCACTGGTTCCCGCGAAGCGCTGGAACTGCGCGATGGCGACAAATCCCGTTTTCTGGGTAAAGGCGTAACCAAAGCTGTTGGCGCGGTTAACGGCCCGATCGCTCAGGCAATCCTTGGCAAAGACGCCAAAGATCAGGCTGGCATCGACAAAATCATGATCGATCTCGATGGTACCGAAAACAAATCCAACTTCGGCGCTAACGCAATCCTGGCGGTTTCTCTGGCTGCTGCTAAAGCGGCTGCTGCTTCTAAAGGCCTGCCGCTGTACGCACACATCGCTGAACTGAACGGCACCCCGGGCAAATACTCCATGCCGGTTCCGATGATGAACATCATCAACGGTGGTGAGCACGCAGACAACAACGTCGACATCCAGGAATTCATGATTCAGCCGGTTGGCGCGAAAACCGTGAAAGAAGCCATCCGTATGGGTTCTGAAGTTTTCCATCACCTGGCTAAAGTGCTGAAATCCAAAGGTATGAATACAGCTGTTGGTGACGAAGGTGGCTATGCGCCGAACCTGGGTTCCAACGCCGAAGCACTGGCTGTTATCGCTGAAGCGGTTAAAGCGGCTGGCTACGAGCTGGGCAAAGACATCACTCTGGCTATGGACTGTGCAGCGTCTGAATTCTACAAAGACGGCAAATACATTCTGGCTGGCGAAGGCAACAAAGCCTTCACCTCTGAAGAGTTCACTCACTTCCTGGAAGATCTGACTAAACAGTATCCGATCGTTTCCATCGAAGATGGTCTGGACGAATCTGACTGGGCTGGTTTCGCATACCAGACCAAAGTGCTGGGCGACAAAATCCAGCTGGTTGGTGACGATCTGTTCGTAACCAACACCAAGATCCTGAAAGAAGGTATCGAAAAAGGTATCGCTAACTCCATCCTGATCAAATTCAACCAGATCGGTTCTCTGACCGAAACCCTGGCTGCAATCAAGATGGCGAAAGATGCTGGCTACACTGCCGTTATCTCTCACCGTTCTGGCGAAACTGAAGACGCAACCATCGCCGATCTGGCGGTAGGTACTGCGGCTGGCCAGATTAAAACCGGTTCCATGAGCCGTTCTGACCGCGTTGCTAAATACAACCAGCTGATTCGTATCGAAGAAGCGCTGGGTGAACAAGCACCGTTCAACGGTCTGAAAGAGATCAAAGGCCAGGCGTAA
- the pyrG gene encoding glutamine hydrolyzing CTP synthase has translation MTTNYIFVTGGVVSSLGKGIAAASLAAILEARGLNVTMMKLDPYINVDPGTMSPIQHGEVFVTEDGAETDLDLGHYERFIRTKMTRRNNFTTGRIYSDVLRKERRGDYLGATVQVIPHITNAIKERIIAGGEGHDVALVEIGGTVGDIESLPFLEAIRQMAVEVGRERTLYMHLTLVPYMAASGEVKTKPTQHSVKELLSIGIQPDILICRSDRAVPANERAKIALFCNVPEKAVISLKDVDSIYKIPGLLKSQGLDDYICKRFSLDCAEANLAEWEQVIYEEANPSGEVTIGMVGKYIELPDAYKSVIEALKHGGLKNRVTVNIKLIDSQDVETRGVEILKGLDAILIPGGFGYRGVEGKIATARYARENNIPYLGICLGMQVALIEFARNVVGMENANSTEFVPDCKYPVVALITEWRDEEGNVEQRSEKSDLGGTMRLGAQQCQLGDDSLVRQLYGTPTIVERHRHRYEVNNMLLKQIEAAGLRVAGRSGDDQLVEIIEVPNHPWFVACQFHPEFTSTPRDGHPLFAGFVKAASDYQKRQAK, from the coding sequence ATGACAACGAACTATATTTTTGTGACCGGCGGGGTCGTATCCTCTCTGGGTAAAGGCATTGCCGCAGCCTCCCTGGCAGCCATTCTTGAAGCCCGTGGCCTCAACGTCACCATGATGAAACTGGATCCGTATATCAACGTCGATCCGGGGACAATGAGCCCAATCCAGCATGGTGAAGTGTTCGTTACCGAAGATGGCGCAGAAACCGATCTTGATTTGGGTCACTACGAGCGTTTCATTCGCACCAAAATGACCCGTCGTAACAACTTCACCACCGGTCGTATTTACTCAGACGTACTGCGTAAAGAGCGCCGTGGCGACTATCTGGGCGCAACCGTTCAGGTTATTCCGCACATCACCAACGCAATCAAAGAACGCATCATTGCGGGTGGCGAAGGCCACGATGTCGCGCTGGTTGAAATCGGCGGTACTGTTGGTGATATCGAATCTTTGCCGTTCCTTGAAGCGATCCGTCAGATGGCGGTAGAAGTGGGCCGTGAGCGCACACTTTACATGCACCTGACGCTGGTGCCATACATGGCAGCGTCTGGCGAAGTCAAAACCAAACCGACACAGCACTCTGTGAAAGAGTTGCTTTCTATCGGTATCCAGCCAGATATCCTGATTTGCCGTTCCGATCGCGCGGTTCCTGCTAACGAACGTGCGAAAATTGCTTTGTTCTGTAACGTTCCAGAAAAAGCTGTAATCTCTCTAAAAGACGTCGATTCCATTTATAAAATCCCGGGCCTGTTGAAATCCCAGGGGCTGGACGATTATATTTGTAAACGATTCAGCTTGGACTGTGCGGAAGCGAACCTGGCCGAATGGGAACAGGTGATTTACGAAGAAGCGAATCCGTCAGGCGAAGTCACTATCGGTATGGTCGGCAAATACATTGAATTGCCGGACGCCTACAAATCAGTGATTGAAGCGCTGAAACACGGTGGCCTGAAAAACCGCGTAACCGTCAACATCAAGCTGATCGACTCGCAAGATGTGGAAACGCGCGGCGTTGAAATTCTGAAAGGTCTGGATGCGATTCTCATCCCTGGCGGCTTCGGCTACCGCGGTGTAGAAGGCAAGATCGCCACCGCACGCTATGCGCGTGAAAACAATATTCCTTACCTCGGCATTTGTCTGGGGATGCAGGTTGCATTGATTGAGTTTGCCCGTAACGTCGTCGGGATGGAGAACGCCAACTCCACCGAATTTGTGCCAGACTGTAAGTACCCGGTTGTGGCGCTGATTACCGAATGGCGAGACGAAGAAGGCAACGTTGAGCAGCGTTCGGAGAAGAGCGATCTCGGTGGCACCATGCGTCTTGGCGCACAGCAGTGCCAGCTTGGTGACGACAGCCTGGTTCGCCAGTTGTATGGCACGCCAACTATCGTTGAACGCCATCGCCATCGTTACGAAGTCAACAATATGCTGCTGAAACAAATTGAAGCTGCGGGTCTGCGTGTTGCGGGCCGTTCCGGTGATGATCAGTTGGTCGAGATCATCGAGGTGCCGAATCATCCGTGGTTCGTCGCCTGTCAATTCCACCCGGAATTTACTTCTACGCCGCGTGATGGACATCCGCTGTTTGCCGGCTTTGTGAAAGCCGCCAGCGATTATCAGAAGCGCCAGGCGAAGTAA